The sequence below is a genomic window from Streptosporangium lutulentum.
CGGAAAACCCCAGAGCCTCCACATCATCGACACCACGTCACGAACGGTTTTCAAGCGCCTCCCCCTCCCCTCGCCGGGCGAGAACGCCAAGGCCGAGGTCGTGAGCTGGCTGAACGGCCGTGAAGTGGTCGTCAAGATGACGACCAAGGCAGGTGGCGAACGTCACGGATTCTTCCGGGTGAACGCGGTCACCGGACAGACGCATCGCGTGGCCGGCCTTCCCGGCGACGAACCGATCGTGCTCGGAGCCGCGACGGCGTTGTGACGACGCGGTGACGCCTCAGGGGTCGTGACGCCCCGAGACGGAGACAGGACGGCGCGGCCGCCCTCGAACGGATCCTGACACGAACCTTGACAGCGCGGACCGGCCACACCCGCGGAAGCGAAAAGGGCCGCCCGGAGGGCGGCCCTTTCACAGGTGGTTCAGGTGGTCCGCCGACTACAGACCCATCTTCTTCTTCAGGTTCTCGTCCAGGGCCGACAGGAAGTCCTGAGTGGTCAGCCACTTGGCGTCGCTGCCGACGAGGAGGGCGAGGTCCTTGGTCATCTGACCGCCCTCGACGGTCTCGACGCAGACCTGCTCCAGCTTCTCGGCGAAGTCGACCACCTCGGGGGTGTTGTCGAGCTTGCCGCGGTGCTGGAGGCCACGGGTCCACGCGAAGATCGAGGCGATCGGGTTCGTGGAGGTGGGGTTGCCCTTCTGGTGCTCACGGTAGTGGCGGGTCACCGTACCGTGGGCGGCCTCGGCCTCGACGGTCTGGCCGTCGGGGGTGAGCAGGACCGAGGTCATCAGGCCGAGCGAGCCGAAGCCCTGGGCGACCGTGTCGGACTGGACGTCGCCGTCGTAGTTCTTGGCGGCCCAGACGTATCCGCCCTCCCACTTGAGCGCCGCGGCGACCATGTCGTCGATCAGGCGGTGCTCGTAGGTGATGCCGGCGGCCTCGAAGTCGGCCTTGAACTCGGTCTCGAAGACCTCGGCGAAGATGTCCTTGAAGCGGCCGTCGTAGGCCTTCAGGATCGTGTTCTTCGTGGAGAGGTAGACCGGGTAGCCGCGGGACAGGCCGTAGCGCATCGAGGCGCGGGCGAAGTCACGGATGGAGTCGTCCAGGTTGTACATCGCCATCGCGATGCCGGAGCCGGGGAAGTCGTAGACGTCCAGCTCGATCGGCTCGGAGCCGTCCTTGGGGGTGTAGGTGAGGGTCAGCGTGCCCTCGCCGGGGATCTTCAGGTCGGTGGCGCGGTACTGGTCGCCGAAGGCGTGGCGGCCGATGATGATCGGCTTGGTCCAGCCGGGAACGAGCCTCGGCACGTTCGACATGATGATCGGCTCACGGAAGATGACGCCACCGAGGATGTTACGGATGGTCCCGTTCGGGGACTTCCACATCTTCTTGAGGCCGAACTCCTCGACCCGAGCCTCGTCCGGGGTGATGGTGGCGCACTTGACGCCGACGCCGTACTTCTTGATCGCGTTGGCGGCGTCGATCGTGACCTGGTCGTCGGTGGCGTCGCGGTTCTCGATCCCGAGGTCGTAGTACTTCAGGTCGATGTCCAGGTAGGGAAGAATCAGCTGGTCCTTGATGAACTGCCAGATGATCCGGGTCATCTCGTCGCCGTCAAGCTCGACGACGGGACCCTCTACCTTGATCTTGGGCATGCGTGTAATTCCCCTTCTGAACTAACAACCGGCCAGACGGTCCCTTTTGAGGCTCACTGGCCGTTGAGGTTATCGGACGGGTGGGATCGCCCTGCGATCCACCCTTTCATCCGATCGATCGCGGCATAAGCCATGGGTACTGGAGAAGTATCCCGCCGACCATCAGCGCGATACCGAGGAGCGCGAGAGTGGCGACGTCGGTGGGTTTACGGCGTACGGCGAGCCGTCCGCCTCCGGTCAGCCGGGCCAGCGCTCCCAGCAGTACGACCGCACCGAGGGCGAATCCGCCCCACTCCGGCTCATCGGCCACCACGACGAAGACCAGCGCGAGAATCGCACCCACCACTACCAGTGGATACGGACCCCAACGATCTTCAGTTGTTTTCGCCGCCTGTGCGTTCACCGGCTCGTTCACCGCTCTCGCACCCCGCTCATCGCTCGGCAATCGGCTTCCACTTCTGATCCCGCTCGCCGATGTACTCGCTGTCCGGACGGATGAGACGGTTGTCGGCGTGCTGCTCGATGACGTGCGCTGTCCATCCTGACATGCGGCTGACCGAGAAGACCGGCGTGAACAGGTCGGTCGGGATGCCGAGGTAGTGATAGACAGTCGCGGCGTAGAAGTCCACGTTCGGATAGAGGCCCTTCGTCTCGAAGACGACCTCCTCCATCTCCTTGGACATCCGATAGTACTTGTCGTCGCCGGACGCCTCCCCGAGCTCCTTCGACATGCGGCGCAGGTGCGTGGCGCGCGGGTCCTCGGTCTTGTAGACCCGGTGCCCGAAGCCCATGATCTTCTCGCCCGCGGCGAGCCTGTCCCGCACGGACTGGGCGACGGCGCTCGGGTCGAGCGACTCCAGGGTGCGCATGACCTGCTCGTTCGCACCGCCGTGGAGGGGGCCCTTGAGGGTGCCGATGGCCGCCACGATGGCCGAGTGCATGTCGGACAGGGTCGCGGCGCAGACCCGGGCGGCGAACGTGGAGGCGTTCATCGTGTGGTCGGCGTGGAGAACCAGGCAGGCGTCGAAGATCTTGACCTCGTGCTCACCGGGGGTGCGGCCGGTGATCTGGAGGAGGAAGTTCGCCGCGATGCTCAGTTCGGGATCGGGGTCGGCGATCGTGGTGCCGGTCCTGGCCGCGTGGTAGCGGGCGACGAGGAGCGGCTGCTGCGCGGTCAGCCGGGCGGCCTTGCGCAGGTTGGCTTCGGGGGTGTTGGAATCCTTGTCCGGATCGTCGCCCGCGGCCAACGAGACCAGGGTGCGCAGCGCCTCCATGGGGGCCTGTTTCTCCGCGATCTCGGAAATGTTGGCCTCGACGAGCGCGCCGAGCGTGCGCCCTCGAACGAGTTCCGTCCCGTAGGCGGCCAGCTGCTCTCCGGTGGGGAGATTGCCGCACTGCAACAGGTGGGCGGTCTCTTCGAAGGTGGTGCGGCCGGCCAGATCGTGGATGTCGTAACCACGATAGAAGAGGCGACCGGCCTGACCGTCGATGTCACTGAGCGCTGTGGACGCGGCTACGACATCGGCGAGACCTTTTGTGGGTTTGTCCGCCATGAGTGTTTCCTCCGCTTATCTGTGTCCGAAGTCTACCTGTGAGCAGGGGAAACCTTTCCGGGAGGTCCAGACCAATTTCACGAAGGATTCTCCTTCTGGCAAAGGCGATTCCCCATCCCCTCGTTTGGGTAAGCCGGAGCTGTAGGAATAGTTACGGCGGGCTACCTGGGGAGGAACTGCCGTGGAGGGGCCGTTCATACGCATCGAGGACACTGGCGAGGTGGTCCCGTTGCGCCCCGAGATCACAACGATCGGGCGTGGCCGGGGAGTGGACATCCGGCTCACTGATCCGAGTGTGTCCCGGCTGCACGCGGAATTCGTTCGGCGCGGACCCTATCTGTACGTCGTTGACCTGGGTCTGTCCCGCAACGGCACCAGGGTGAACGGCAGGCCGATCGCCCGGAGGGTGCTCGACGACGGTGACGTCGTGTCCTTCGGCGCCGCGCGAGGCCGAATCGGCGGAGTCCCGCGTGAGGACTTCGCCCCCGAGGTCGAGCTCCGCCGTGCCGCGGCACCGGAGCTGACACGACGAGAGGTGGACGTACTGACGTCACTGTGCCGGCCCGCGCTGTCGGACGAGGCGTTCGTCGCCCCGGCCACCGCGCGGGAGATCGCCGACGATCTGGTGGTGACGGAGGCGGCGGTCAAGCAGCACCTCCTGCGCCTCTACCAGAAGTTCCGGATCCCGGAGGGCACCAACCGGCGCACCAGGCTGGCCAACGAGGTCGTCGCCCTGGGACTGGTCAGGCCC
It includes:
- a CDS encoding NADP-dependent isocitrate dehydrogenase, with protein sequence MPKIKVEGPVVELDGDEMTRIIWQFIKDQLILPYLDIDLKYYDLGIENRDATDDQVTIDAANAIKKYGVGVKCATITPDEARVEEFGLKKMWKSPNGTIRNILGGVIFREPIIMSNVPRLVPGWTKPIIIGRHAFGDQYRATDLKIPGEGTLTLTYTPKDGSEPIELDVYDFPGSGIAMAMYNLDDSIRDFARASMRYGLSRGYPVYLSTKNTILKAYDGRFKDIFAEVFETEFKADFEAAGITYEHRLIDDMVAAALKWEGGYVWAAKNYDGDVQSDTVAQGFGSLGLMTSVLLTPDGQTVEAEAAHGTVTRHYREHQKGNPTSTNPIASIFAWTRGLQHRGKLDNTPEVVDFAEKLEQVCVETVEGGQMTKDLALLVGSDAKWLTTQDFLSALDENLKKKMGL
- a CDS encoding DUF3017 domain-containing protein → MGAILALVFVVVADEPEWGGFALGAVVLLGALARLTGGGRLAVRRKPTDVATLALLGIALMVGGILLQYPWLMPRSIG
- a CDS encoding citrate/2-methylcitrate synthase; the encoded protein is MADKPTKGLADVVAASTALSDIDGQAGRLFYRGYDIHDLAGRTTFEETAHLLQCGNLPTGEQLAAYGTELVRGRTLGALVEANISEIAEKQAPMEALRTLVSLAAGDDPDKDSNTPEANLRKAARLTAQQPLLVARYHAARTGTTIADPDPELSIAANFLLQITGRTPGEHEVKIFDACLVLHADHTMNASTFAARVCAATLSDMHSAIVAAIGTLKGPLHGGANEQVMRTLESLDPSAVAQSVRDRLAAGEKIMGFGHRVYKTEDPRATHLRRMSKELGEASGDDKYYRMSKEMEEVVFETKGLYPNVDFYAATVYHYLGIPTDLFTPVFSVSRMSGWTAHVIEQHADNRLIRPDSEYIGERDQKWKPIAER
- a CDS encoding FHA domain-containing protein translates to MEGPFIRIEDTGEVVPLRPEITTIGRGRGVDIRLTDPSVSRLHAEFVRRGPYLYVVDLGLSRNGTRVNGRPIARRVLDDGDVVSFGAARGRIGGVPREDFAPEVELRRAAAPELTRREVDVLTSLCRPALSDEAFVAPATAREIADDLVVTEAAVKQHLLRLYQKFRIPEGTNRRTRLANEVVALGLVRPTPVVPPQRAAGTPEPRQATTATAANRRAS